A single region of the Podospora pseudopauciseta strain CBS 411.78 chromosome 1, whole genome shotgun sequence genome encodes:
- a CDS encoding hypothetical protein (BUSCO:EOG09263UCR; EggNog:ENOG503NY90; COG:E), which translates to MAFTMHSHSGQFCPGHAVDSLESIILHAISLGYQTLGLTEHMPRTSVSDLYPEELLPTPQATLDSLFPRHEEYLSTAAALQQKYADKIHILIGFEGEWIRGEEYGSLIGELAKDARVDYFIGSLHHTAGIPIDYDKALYRTAIEACGGTEEGLYEKYFDEQLEMLSALKPKVVGHFDLIRLMSEDPGRELKSNQKVWGKVVRNLEKVKEFGGWLEMNTSGLRKGMAEGYPKREIAEEWIKMGGRFTFSDDSHGIGQVATNYLRGLDYLESLGVREVWTLERETRPGTVDGKKSGLREKSVAIDDFRASLSLP; encoded by the coding sequence ATGGCCTTCACAATGCATTCCCACTCGGGCCAATTCTGCCCCGGCCACGCCGTCGACTCGCTCGAgtccatcatcctccacgcCATCTCCCTCGGGTACCAAACCCTCGGCCTGACCGAGCACATGCCCCGCACCTCCGTCTCGGACCTCTACCCCGAGGagctcctccccaccccgcAGGCCACCCTCGACTCCCTTTTCCCCCGGCACGAGGAGTACCTCTCTACCGCGGCCGCCCTCCAGCAGAAGTACGCAGACAAGATCCACATCCTCATCGGGTTCGAAGGGGAGTGGATCCGAGGGGAGGAGTACGGGTCGCTGATAGGGGAGCTGGCCAAGGACGCGAGGGTGGATTACTTCATTGGGAGTCTGCACCACACGGCTGGGATTCCGATTGACTATGACAAGGCGCTTTACCGGACAGCTATTGAGGCTTGCGGTGGCACCGAGGAGGGGCTGTATGAGAAGTATTTTGATGAGCagttggagatgttgagcGCGCTGAAGCCCAAGGTGGTAGGGCATTTCGACTTGATTAGGCTGATGAGTGAGGATCCCGGGAGGGAGTTGAAGTCGAATCAAAAGGTTTGGGGGAAGGTAGTCAGGAATCTGGAAAAGGTGAAGGAGTTCGGGGGGTGGCTGGAGATGAACACTTCTGGGTTGAGGAAAGGGATGGCCGAGGGGTACCCCAAGAGGGAGATTGCTGAGGAGTGGATCAAGATGGGAGGCAGGTTTACGTTCTCTGACGATAGCCACGGGATTGGGCAGGTGGCGACGAATTATTTGAGAGGGTTGGACTATCTCGAAAGCTTGGGAGTACGGGAGGTTTGGACATTAGAAAGAGAGACACGCCCAGGGACTGTAGACGGAAAGAAAAGCGGGCTGAGAGAGAAGAGCGTGGCGATTGATGACTTCAGGGCGAGTTTATCGCTCCCATGA
- a CDS encoding hypothetical protein (COG:H; EggNog:ENOG503P8E8) — MKGVIPFPLGLTLGTDVCMIPRVYSLITTNQGTPIIPTLARPFNVINNVDRFTKKLLTQNERERLEELPVYLNAVKVMSFRDGVGPVKHKNLLGRQRSERRGEIWKLAEWLAGRWAAKEAVIKAHAFRAGTSAGKVTFGGVEIMVEGEENLGRRVEETAEEEGEGEGGRVQRKDKGDYILENIDGLGPRAEFGRVTGPPVAVILGNEEVGVKGQVALLSISHDGDYATAVCLGFKPDAFNGNGNGNGNVKIEGKKKAR; from the coding sequence ATGAAGGGTGTCATACCCTTCCCGTTGGGTCTCACCCTGGGGACAGATGTCTGCATGATCCCCCGAGTTtactccctcatcaccacaaaTCAGGGCAcgcccatcatccccaccctcgcccgGCCCTTCAACGTGATCAACAATGTGGACAGGTTCACAAAGAAGCTGCTGACGCAAAACGAGAGGGAAcggttggaggagctgcCCGTCTACCTCAACGCGGTGAAGGTCATGTCGTTTCGGGACGGGGTCGGTCCGGTAAAGCACAAGAATCTGCTTGGGAGACAGCGATcggaaagaaggggggagattTGGAAACTGGCGGAGTGGTTGGCTGGGCGGTGGGCGGCGAAGGAGGCAGTGATCAAGGCTCATGCTTTTCGGGCGGGGACGTCAGCAGGGAAGGTCAcgtttgggggggtggagatcatggttgagggtgaggagaatttggggaggagggtggaggagacggctgaggaagaaggggagggggagggggggcgggtgCAACGGAAGGATAAGGGGGATTATATCCTGGAGAACATAGATGGTTTGGGGCCGAGGGCGGAATTTGGGAGGGTAACGGGACCGCCAGTGGCAGTAATATTAGGAaatgaggaggtgggggtgaaggggcAGGTGGCGCTGTTGAGTATCAGTCATGATGGGGATTATGCGACGGCGGTTTGTTTGGGATTCAAGCCCGATGCTTtcaatgggaatgggaatgggaatgggaatgtAAAAATcgagggaaagaagaaggcccgGTGA
- a CDS encoding hypothetical protein (COG:S; EggNog:ENOG503NZE3) gives MDRFHQINPFAKRDSHTTASITTYKVLSLLTWLLSVVTTVYYDTHAPTDGKYLGGSIWHQNYHHYSGFTQNAVITSIYFVVMFILQLIYTSHLFSSDATTVNAAASVGSHFILNNLLHFAWVMLFVRSHFVWSEIILIINFFNLSSLYFRHATYTKLIHAGAVSWPLAWTFVAIYWNGAIMVPHQHSLVARIFANVFIWSLLGYGLFFIFLYKDYTMGFALSVLSASLGVAQFFRQIIAFQWIFAFTIMSVLFVATVLVAVPAWTGREDFFGNRREPVGDAERAPLLADN, from the exons ATGGATCGCTTCCACCAAA TTAACCCGTTCGCCAAGCGTGACTCCCACACTACAGCCTCCATCACGACCTACAAGGTCCTCTCACTTCTCACCTGGCTCTTGTCCGTCGTCACCACCGTTTACTACGATACCCATGCGCCTACCGACGGAAAATATCTTGGGGGTAGCATTTGGCACCAGAACTATCACCACTACTCTGGCTTCACCCAAAATGCAGTCATTACCTCCATCTACTTTGTCGTCATGTTTATCCTCCAGTTGATCTATACCTCtcacctcttctcctctgaTGCCACAACCGTCAACGCCGCGGCTTCCGTCGGCAGCCATTTcattctcaacaacctcctccatttCGCCTGGGTTATGCTCTTTGTCCGGTCGCATTTTGTCTGGTCTGAGATCATCTTGATTATCAACTTCTTCAACCTGTCAAGCTTGTACTTCCGTCATGCGACTTACACCAAGCTTATCCACGCAGGAGCTGTGAGCTGGCCCTTGGCCTGGACGTTTGTGGCGATCTACTGGAATGGAGCGATCATGGTTCCCCACCAGCACAGTCTTGTTGCCAGGATCTTTGCCAATGTCTTTATTTGGAGCTTGTTGGGCTATGGCTTGTTCTTCATCTTTTTATACAAG GACTACACCATGGGGTTTGCTCTCAGTGTCTTGTCAGCTTCCCTGGGCGTCGCGCAGTTTTTCAGACAGATCATTGCGTTCCAGTGGATCTTTGCATTCACCATCATGTCGGTGCTGTTTGTGGCCACTGTGTTGGTTGCCGTGCCGGCTTGGACTGGGCGGGAAGACTTCTTCGGCAATAGGAGAGAGCCTGTTGGAGATGCCGAGAGAGCGCCTCTGTTGGCTGACAATTAG
- a CDS encoding hypothetical protein (COG:S; EggNog:ENOG503P9QF): MTVKVGQSVSRSKHQSRVSRRIHARMPERDNFVPPEREHAKRIGVERWEQYKDVIVPMYRASTLDKTRTFMAKNYNFIASRRQYVHRLGKQKWNISKYKGGQPQVVDEPSPNTPLSRQNPASPDLSSVALHPPSPMTRPALDFSRYSSEQLAASHILSDGLLYLGDLNNAFAIKAELYRVITAGHGDFADQEIRRQLLRRYVIDCICIIQTEADAKAARQMLEQNELLYERWADTDDNTWESVLFRILTSRTYDSENSESSIIQIVEIINKTTVEVDEAGHEKLQTLTPRKYRFDLLMYKIFSYALERYNEPTAVDEIPIDVGGLLKQFKNTQPAIKDSSVDPRLEWELVLKTLDFCVCELSNGEFTPLRLDNKTTRANRIFCTLLCALQKQIRIREQTTTALDNIASDKAHAQFASVYTELLGIVVGLIVDEAPSLEPPRNPLPLKEWALRGAQKVKSLAEQSNLDQEKTGLIDRFLDKANSMNVEIMLENLSRKQPEEVNIRELNLLRKELAQNLGVEILPDLEPRATVIVPLIASWELYDRSASQHSQPVLHLLHGHPAPRGTRSRSVSRSHSPSATSSSQSPATNGNPTGQASDASAEGDNEDIILD; encoded by the exons ATGACAGTCAAAGTAGGACAGTCAGTGTCTCGATCCAAGCACCAGTCTCGAGTTTCAAGACGAATACACGCCAGGATGCCCGAGAGAGATAATTTCGTCCCCCCCGAAAGAGAGCACGCAAAACGCATAGGGGTGGAACGCTGGGAGCAGTATAAAGATGTTATCGTCCCCATGTACAGAGCGTCGACGCTCGATAAAACCAGAACGTTTATGGCAAAGAACTACAACTTCATAGCATC TCGGCGTCAATATGTTCACCGTTTGGGCAAACAAAAATGGAATATCAGCAAATACAAGGGAGGACAGCCTCAGGTCGTGGATGAGCCATCGCCAAACACCCCCCTTTCGAGGCAGAACCCAGCCTCACCCGACCTTTCGTCTGTTGcccttcatcctccttcacccATGACAAGGCCAGCTTTGGATTTCTCACGTTACTCGTCTGAGCAACTGGCTGCATCCCACATTCTCTCAGACGGCCTCCTGTACCTCGGTGATTTGAATAACGCGTTCGCCATCAAAGCGGAGCTTTACAGGGTTATCACGGCAGGCCATGGCGACTTTGCTGATCAGGAGATCAGACGACAGCTTTTACGACGATATGTCATTGACTGCATCTGCATCATACAAACCGAGGCCGACGCAAAAGCTGCCCGTCAAATGCTGGAGCAAAATGAGCTTTTGTATGAGAGGTGGGCAGATACTGATGACAACACCTGGGAGAGTGTTCTCTTTCGCATTCTCACCTCGAGGACTTATGATTCGGAGAATTCTGAAAGCTCGATTATACAGATTGTCGAGATCATCAACAAAACCACCGTCGAAGTAGACGAGGCAGGCCACGAAAAGCTGCAGACACTGACGCCTAGAAAGTACCGTTTCGACCTTCTCATGTACAAAATCTTCAGCTATGCGTTGGAGAGGTACAATGAGCCGACAGCCGTGGACGAAATTCCCATTGACGTTGGGGGGCTCCTGAAGCAGTTCAAGAACACCCAACCCGCAATCAAGGACTCCAGCGTTGATCCACGGCTGGAATGGGAACTCGTGCTGAAAACTCTGGACTTTTGTGTTTGCGAGCTCTCAAATGGCGAGTTTACTCCCCTGAGACTCGACAACAAGACCACCAGGGCCAACAGGATTTTCTGCACTCTTTTGTGTGCTCTTCAAAAACAGATTAGGATTCGGGAGCAAACAACGACGGCTCTAGACAACATTGCAAGCGACAAGGCACATGCCCAGTTTGCAAGTGTTTACACCGAGCTTCTCGGCATCGTGGTCGGCCTGATAGTCGATGAAGCGCCATCCTTGGAACCTCCCCGAAATCCCTTGCCACTGAAGGAGTGGGCTCTGAGAGGCGCCCAAAAAGTCAAGAGTCTTGCGGAACAGTCAAACCTTGACCAGGAAAAGACAGGTCTAATTGACCGGTTCCTCGACAAGGCAAACTCAATGAACGTGGAGATCATGCTTGAGAACCTTTCGAGGAAGCAGCCCGAGGAAGTCAACATCCGCGaactcaacctcctccgcaagGAATTGGCACAGAATCTTGGCGTGGAAATTCTTCCCGACTTGGAACCTAGAGCAACGGTGATTGTACCTTTGATTGCGAGCTGGGAGCTTTACGACCGGAGTGCCTCTCAGCATAGCCAACCTGTGCTTCATCTGCTGCACGGCCACCCGGCGCCAAGGGGGACCAGATCACGCTCAGTATCTCGATCGCATTCGCCTTCTGCTACTAGCAGTAGCCAGTCACCCGCCACAAACGGAAATCCCACCGGCCAGGCGAGCGACGCTTCTGCCGAGGGGGATAATGAAGATATTATTCTTGACTAA
- a CDS encoding hypothetical protein (CAZy:AA3; COG:E; EggNog:ENOG503NUFD) — protein MDLTAFLVAIFFSACLQAVDGLLVPANKFIDLALPSYDYIVVGGGVSGLVVANRLTENKNVTVLVLEAGDLDSGPDLVTIPGLVGHGFIPSQNWNITTAPQESLDNRTRDYGQGHVVGGGSILNGLVMTRGARYDYDAWRTLGNPGWSWHGMLRYFKKSENFTACVAPEDSQNLHIRPHMKVHGQKGPLQVGYPRFFYNSSRNFLEGISELGIPLLPDINTGIAAGASVAPATINDRNQSRADSRRAYLDSVLSRPNLHLATQQTVTRVLFGTEAVDEDSERPDKGLRRAFGVEFATSFDSPRKRMACNREVILAAGAIISPSLLQVSGIGPASVLDELGVPVQIDLPGVGQNLQDHAMVGAFYNYTRFGMFTANNLTGSILEEVESQYFANRTGPLTHPLISTLAFASLRHLDTNWETLLSNIPSSEPESHLPPGPGQHPTILEGYARQQHLLTSLLARSSVGALEVMADSIGTLTAAVQHPLSRGFVRALSADLLANGSVARNILLDPRYCSHPFDCDIIVRGLKLNNQLVKTKAMQQLVPQPAYPWDDLTSQNDTALLEAVHSKLQTEFHPAGSTSMMPLEFGGVVSPRLMVYGTSNLRVIDAGIIPLLPAAHIQAAVYAIAEKAADIIKQDSSTMSGSDPNDGDVTPPPNPFTNGPPGLGPGIAEGPGISGRVNDDHGRPYHC, from the exons ATGGATTTGACTGCATTTTTAGTCgctatttttttttcagcGTGCCTACAGGCTGTGGATGGGCTTCTCGTCCCAGCCAACAAGTTCATCGATCTCGCGCTCCCTTCCTACGACTACATTGTTGTCGGTGGCGGTGTTTCTGGCCTCGTTGTAGCCAATCGACTCACGGAGAACAAAAATG TGACTGTTCTTGTTCTCGAGGCTGGCGACTT AGACTCAGGCCCGGACCTCGTCACTATCCCCGGACTTGTCGGCCACGGTTTCATTCCGTCTCAGAACTGgaacatcaccaccgcaCCACAGGAATCCTTAGACAACCGTACTCGGGACTACGGCCAGGGTcatgttgttggaggtggtagCATCCTCAATGGTCTCGTCATGACCCGCGGAGCCAGGTACGATTATGATGCCTGGCGTACACTGGGGAATCCCGGCTGGAGTTGGCACGGAATGCTTCGTTACTTCAAAAAGAGCGAGAACTTTACTGCCTGTGTGGCTCCAGAAGACAGTCAAAATCTTCATATTCGACCACATATGAAAGTTCACGGCCAGAAAGGTCCCTTGCAAGTAGGCTACCCGAGATTCTTTTACAATTCATCTC GTAACTTCCTCGAGGGCATCTCTGAGCTCGGGATCCCGCTCCTTCCCGACATCAATACCGGTATTGCAGCAGGCGCTTCGGTTGCCCCAGCTACTATCAACGATCGTAACCAGTCACGAGCGGACAGCCGAAGGGCGTATCTGGACAGTGTCCTAAGTCGCCCAAACCTGCATCTGGCGACCCAGCAGACCGTCACTCGCGTCCTCTTCGGGACTGAGGCTGTTGATGAAGACTCCGAACGGCCTGATAAGGGTCTCAGGAGAGCatttggggttgag TTCGCAACATCGTTTGACTCCCCACGGAAGAGAATGGCATGCAATAGGGAGGTGATCCTAGCAGCGGGGGCTATCATTTCACCATCGTTGCTGCAAGTGTCTGGCATAGGTCCAGCCTCCGTTCTGGATGAACTGGGTGTACCTGTTCAGATCGACCTGCCGGGGGTTGGCCAGAACCTCCAAGATCACGCAATGGTCGGCGCGTTTTATAACT ACACTCGTTTTGGAATGTTTACGGCGAACAACCTCACTGGCAGTATTCTTGAGGAAGTTGAGAGCCAATACTTTGCCAATCGAACAGGTCCCCTGACGCACCCACTAATCTCAACTCTCGCGTTTGCCTCTCTCCGACATCTCGACACGAACTGGGAAACCCTCTTATCGAACATACCTAGTTCCGAACCCGAgtcccacctccctcctggACCAGGTCAACACCCCACGATCCTGGAAGGCTATGCccgtcaacaacacctccttacctccctcctcgcccgctCAAGTGTGGGTGCGCTCGAGGTGATGGCAGACAGCATCGGTACTTTAACAGCAGCAGTTCAGCATCCTTTGAGCAGAGGTTTTGTCCGGGCATTGTCAgccgacctcctcgccaacggcTCCGTGGCCCGAAATATTCTTCTCGACCCGCGCTATTGTTCACACCCATTCGACTGCGACATCATTGTGCGCGGTCTCAAGCTTAATAATCAGCTAGTCAAGACAAAGGCCATGCAGCAGCTCGTCCCTCAGCCCGCGTACCCCTGGGATGATCTTACCAGCCAGAATGATACAGCTCTGTTGGAGGCAGTCCACTCCAAGCTGCAAACCGAGTTTCATCCTGCCGGATCAACATCGATGATGCCTCTGGAGTTTGGGGGAGTCGTGAGCCCGCGGTTGATGGTGTACGGGACATCGAACTTGAGGGTTATCGATGCTGGTATTATACCTTTGTTACCGGCTGCTCACATCCAGGCAGCTGTGTATGCTATCGCTGAAAAG GCAGCAGATATCATCAAACAAGACAGCAGCACCATGAGCGGCTCGGACCCCAACGATGGTGATGTAACACCGCCACCAAACCCCTTTACGAATGGTCCTCCAGGCCTTGGACCTGGTATCGCGGAGGGTCCCGGAATTTCAGGGCGCGTCAATGATGACCATGGTCGTCCCTACCACTGCTGA
- the PHM7 gene encoding phosphate metabolism protein 7 (COG:S; EggNog:ENOG503NW23): MSNSNNTSSTGETAESSSLSALVSTLAPVAVISGAYLAVFLILRRSKRRYYAPRTYLGSLRESERSPPLPNGLFNWIGSFWRIPDIYALQHQSLDAYLYIRYLQMALVLCFVGCIITWPVLFPINATGGGGQKELDILSYSNVNPDTHKNRYFAHVFVSWAYFGFVMYLIMRECIFYINLRQAFLLSPFYSERISSRTVLFTCVPDNYLNEAKLRQVFGQNAKNIWITARTDEVDDLVKERDKVAMKLEKAEIKLIKLANKARQKAIKNGANASEADKQAITGDAESGSIAARWLSAKSRPTHRTGPLGLIGKKVDTINWCRAELERLIPEAEAVQAKYRSGAFKNIPGVFIEFTSQQAAEAAAQMLAHHQGLHMSNRVVGIRPSEVIWKSLAVPWWQLVIRRYIVLAFIAALIIFWAIPVAVVGAISNINYLATEYSWLSWLTDIPKVILGVITGLLPSVALAILMSLVPIIMRLCAKLAGEPSISGVELFTQNAYFAFQVIQVFLVTTLSSSAPAVIEQIINAPNETPRILAQGLPKASNFYITYFIVQGLTIATSVLTQVVGFFIFTVLYKFLANTPRALYQKWSNLSAISWGSTMPVYTNIVVIAITYSCIAPLMLGWATIAMFLFYFAWRYNVFFVTDTQIDTRGLIYPKALKQLFVGVYLGEICMLGLFIAGTAPGPVILMVIFIIFTVLFHYSLNTALDPLLYNMPMSLLAEEESARLLDGEAGASHSNGNDKFVDEHDLNGDGIVESAEEQVAHSRAARKAAAAHSKGNFLTRFLKPWIYSDYATLRNLVPRHVSLPQYTPEIIENAYNPPSVTSQAPLLWIPADPAGVSKQEIAHTSKIIPITDEGCILNEKGKLEWDEEGTRPPVWEEKILY, encoded by the exons AtgagcaacagcaacaataCTTCCAGCACTGGAGAAACGGCGGAAAGCTCCTCGCTTTCGG CATTGGTTTCGACCCTCGCCCCTGTCGCCGTCATCTCTGGGGCTTATCTCGCTGTCTTTCTGATACTGAGACGTAGCAAGAGACGCTACTACGCACCGCGAACCTACTTGGGGAGCTTGAGAGAGAGCGAAAGAtcgcccccccttcccaatgGGCTGTTCAACTGGATAGGAAGCTTCTGGAGGATCCCCGACATCTACGCCCTCCAGCACCAATCTCTCGATGCCTACCTCTACATTCGGTACCTGCAGATGGCGCTTGTTCTCTGCTTCGTTGGCTGCATCATCACCTGGCCCGTTCTTTTCCCCATCAATGCTAccggtggcggtggtcaGAAGGAGCTCGACATACTCTCCTATTCCAATGTTAACCCGGACACCCACAAGAACCGCTATTTTGCACACGTCTTCGTGAGCTGGGCTTACTTTGGCTTCGTCATGTATCTGATCATGCGAGAGTGCATCTTCTACATTAACTTGCGCCAGGCCTTCTTGCTCAGCCCCTTTTATTCGGAGCGCATTTCGTCTCGCACCGTCTTGTTCACCTGCGTCCCGGACAATTACCTGAACGAAGCAAAGCTGCGCCAAGTGTTTGGCCAAAATGCCAAGAATATCTGGATCACAGCTCGCACCGACGAGGTGGATGACTTGGTGAAGGAGCGCGACAAGGTTGCCatgaagctggagaaggccgagatcAAGTTGATCAAGCTTGCGAACAAGGCCCGCCAGAAGGCTATCAAGAACGGCGCCAATGCGTCCGAAGCTGACAAGCAAGCGATCACGGGTGATGCCGAGTCTGGAAGCATTGCGGCCCGATGGCTGTCGGCCAAGTCTCGGCCGACACACCGAACCGGTCCTCTTGGTCTGATTGGAAAGAAGGTGGACACGATCAACTGGTGCCGCGCCGAGCTGGAGCGCCTCATCCCGGAGGCGGAAGCTGTCCAAGCCAAGTACCGCAGCGGCGCTTTCAAGAACATTCCGGGTGTCTTCATCGAGTTCACGTCGCAGCAGGCCGCCGAAGCTGCCGCTCAGATGCTGGCCCATCACCAAGGTCTTCACATGTCGAACCGTGTCGTTGGTATTCGCCCGAGCGAGGTGATCTGGAAGTCTTTGGCTGTTCCGTGGTGGCAGCTTGTGATTCGGCGTTACATTGTATTGGCCTTCATCGCTGCTTTGATCATCTTTTGGGCCATccctgttgctgttgtcggtGCTATCAGCAACATCAACTATCTCGCAACGGAGTATTCTTGGCTGTCGTGGCTCACCGATATTCCCAAGGTCATCCTGGGCGTTATCACTGGCCTTTTGCCATCTGTGGCCCTTGCTATCCTCATGTCGTTGgtgcccatcatcatgcgCC TTTGTGCGAAATTGGCCGGCGAGCCATCAATTTCCGGCGTTGAGTTGTTCACCCAAAACGCATATTTCGCCTTCCAGGTCATCCAGGTCTTTTTGGTCACCACCTTGTCGTCATCGGCTCCTGCCGTCATTGAACAGATCATCAACGCCCCCAATGAGACACCGAGAATCCTGGCTCAGGGCTTGCCTAAAGCATCCAACTTTTACATCACATATTTCATCGTCCAGGGCTTGACCATTGCCACTAGCGTGCTCACCCAGGTCGTCGGGTTCTTCATCTTCACAGTTCTCTACAAGTTCCTGGCGAACACACCCCGCGCCCTCTACCAGAAGTGGTCTAACTTGAGCGCCATTTCATGGGGCAGCACCATGCCGGTCTACACCAACATTGTGGTTATCG CCATTACTTACTCGTGCATTGCTCCTCTTATGTTGGGCTGGGCCACCATCGCAATGTTCCTCTTCTACTTCGCTTGGAGATACAATGTTTTCTTTGTCACTGATACCCAGATCGACACCCGCGGTCTAATCTATCCTAAGGCGCTCAAGCAGCTCTTCGTCGGAGTCTACCTCGGCGAGATTTGCATGCTCGGACTGTTCATCGCAGGAACGGCTCCTGGTCCGGTCATTCTCATGGtgatcttcatcatcttcaccgTTCTGTTCCATTACAGCCTCAACACCGCTCTTGACCCTCTCCTCTACAATATGCCCATGTCGCTGCTCGCTGAGGAGGAATCAGCCCGCCTCCTTGACGGCGAAGCTGGCGCAAGCCACAGCAACGGAAATGACAAGTTCGTTGATGAGCATGACCTCAATGGCGACGGTATTGTGGAGAGTGCCGAAGAGCAAGTTGCTCATTCCCGGGCGGCCCGAAAGGCGGCGGCTGCTCATAGCAAGGGCAACTTCCTCACTCGGTTCCTGAAGCCCTGGATTTACTCCGATTACGCCACACTGCGCAACCTTGTGCCCCGCCACGTGTCGTTGCCACAGTATACCCCCGAAATCATCGAGAATGCATACAACCCGCCCAGTGTCACCTCCCAGGCCCCTCTGCTCTGGATCCCCGCCGACCCGGCGGGAGTTTCCAAGCAGGAGATTGCCCACACCAGCAAGATCATTCCTATCACTGATGAAGGGTGCATTCTGAACGAGAAGGGCAAGCTGGAGTGGGACGAGGAAGGAACCAGGCCGCCTgtgtgggaggagaagattcTTTACTAA
- a CDS encoding hypothetical protein (EggNog:ENOG503P2IZ), with amino-acid sequence MGSAPAVYAHTAEHEDDPYGEQDGYIKATDFSLPYYSEYSRIYAQTVSQGLLRHVNCGYLSTEGIAPTLLALKQHAQSLCILIQQLNPTIGISEIGDGSLRRAGAGSTDKSDPLTLRANLNDAFDFLSDLSTPYTNDDANHQIPLTALLNEVRARDELKGVSYHCPFADAPKPRNPGENLKPYATHQNLVLHANACLERLDHEFSTTGGLLSILPTDQEGMENLNHARNTLLGQWLAYTQHLVGRMHELERSYNNALDALAGEALIPSQHLSVVGPTGASEGRSIVYPQDKYVLVNAGDDIFQYLHSILDKQETLLQAQDTINKSNGAVGEVAIVSSEGTELYTQGIVYVDIPSRFYRLAGQGRNTLFVIPAHDVHPATAHTRLLESQPTVVQAIAPTDPARVTVLEKRYTERIAKAEQDAIDVHRLKAENEKMERELKTFIAEHKRLAKVRDELMSTVDAKDRVKINKLFKNQENIEQLKDQLKNARDQANKSKEEAQKARADVAAAKAEAEKYKQTCFAWDEYVKSLSTQKPVDDQEDTIADMSATLIGQDDSQLEKENEGDGGIL; translated from the coding sequence ATGGGATCCGCACCGGCAGTCTACGCCCATACGGCAGAGCACGAGGACGACCCCTATGGAGAACAAGACGGCTACATCAAGGCTACCGATTTTTCCCTGCCTTACTACTCCGAGTACTCGCGAATCTATGCGCAGACGGTCAGTCAGGGTCTGCTCCGTCACGTCAACTGTGGTTATCTGTCCACCGAGGGAATTGCTCCAACACTTCTCGCCCTCAAGCAGCATGCTCAGTCACTGTgcatcctcatccagcaACTGAACCCGACAATTGGCATCTCCGAGATTGGAGACGGCAGCCTCCGCAGGGCTGGAGCTGGCAGCACCGACAAGAGTGATCCTCTTACCCTCAGAGCCAATCTCAATGACGCGTTTGACTTTCTCTCCGACTTGAGCACCCCCTACACCAACGACGATGCAAATCATCAGATTCCCCTGACGGCCCTCTTGAACGAGGTGCGCGCCCGCGATGAACTCAAAGGCGTCTCGTATCATTGCCCCTTTGCCGATGCCCCCAAGCCGAGGAACCCCGGGGAGAACCTAAAGCCGTATGCCACCCATCAGAACCTCGTTCTGCACGCCAACGCCTGCTTGGAAAGACTGGACCACGAGTTCAGCACCACCGGCGGGCTGCTCAGCATCTTGCCGACGGACCAGGAGGGCATGGAGAACCTCAACCATGCTCGCAATACCCTCCTAGGTCAGTGGCTGGCGTACACGCAGCATCTCGTTGGTCGGATGCACGAGCTCGAGAGGTCATACAACAATGCTCTTGACGCCCTGGCGGGCGAAGCCCTAATCCCGAGTCAGCACCTTTCTGTTGTTGGCCCTACTGGCGCGAGTGAGGGACGCTCCATCGTCTATCCACAAGACAAGTACGTGCTTGTCAATGCCGGTGACGACATCTTCCAGTACCTCCACTCGATCCTCGACAAGCAGGAGACCCTCCTGCAAGCGCAggacaccatcaacaagtcAAACGGAGCGGTAGGTGAGGTCGCCATAGTGTCGAGCGAGGGTACGGAGTTGTACACCCAGGGCATCGTCTACGTCGACATCCCGTCGCGATTCTACCGTCTGGCGGGGCAGGGCAGGAATACCCTCTTCGTGATTCCCGCGCACGATGTCCACCCCGCCACGGCGCACACGAGACTGCTCGAGTCCCAGCCTACGGTTGTGCAGGCCATCGCGCCGACGGACCCGGCCCGCGTGACGGTGTTGGAGAAGCGGTACACGGAGCGCATTGCCAAGGCGGAGCAGGACGCCATCGACGTCCACCGGCTCAAGGCCGAAAACgaaaagatggagagggagctcAAGACGTTCATCGCCGAGCACAAGAGGCTCGCCAAGGTGCGCGATGAGCTCATGAGCACCGTGGATGCCAAGGACAGggtcaagatcaacaagCTCTTCAAGAACCAGGAGAACATCGAACAGCTCAAGGACCAGCTCAAGAATGCGCGCGACCAGGCGAACAagagcaaggaggaggcccAAAAGGCCAGGGCTGACGTCGCGGCagccaaggccgaggctgagaagT